CATCTTCTTCAACGGGCGCGCCTACAAGCTGGTGCCCGACCTGGACCAGCTGACGCACAGCCTCGAGGACGAGCTCGAGTGGCGCGCGAACAACAACGCCTGGCCCGCGGACTGATCGCCCAGGGATGAGTCCTCCCCGCTTCCGCATCGACGGGTCCTCGCAGCTCGTCCCCGAGGAGCGCACCAGTCCGCCAGCCCTGGCGGGCCGCTCGGGTTCGTACGCCCTGATGCCCACGGGGCCGGACCTGCTGGTCTTCTCGCGCGTGCCCGCCGAGGGCCGCTCCATCCCCGCGCCCCGCGTGGTGCTCGCCGGAGACGCCGGCGGCTTCCCGCTCTCGGACCTGATCGCCTTCCTCAGCCAGTCGCGCTGGAGCGGCGTCATCCGCGTGCGCACGCCCGGCGGCGAGCGCTCCATCACCCTGCGCGAGGGCGAGGTGCGCGGCGCCAGCTCCGACGATCCGGCGGACCGGCTGGGCGAGGTGCTCATCCGCCTGGGCTACGTGGATCGGGCGAAGCTCGACGAGGTGCTGCGCGAGCAGTCTCCCTCCAAGGTGGGCCGCGCCCTGGTGGAGAAGGGCTACCTGCAGGCGCACGATCTCTTCAAGTGCGTCACCCACCAGGTGAGCGAGATCTTCCACGCCATCGTGCTGTGCCGCGAGGGCTCGTTCTTCCTCATCGATCAGCCGGTGGACGACAAGGCCGCCCACAACATCCAGCTGACCACTCAGAGCCTGCTGATGGACAGCATCCGGAAGATCGACGAGATGGCGCACTTCCGGAAGCGCATCCCCCACGGGCGGCTCTACGTGGGCCAGAAGCGTCCCTCCGACGGCAAGCTGGAGGCGGACGAGGACCGGGTGCTGGCCATGCTGGACGGCCGGCGCACGCTGCTGGAGCTGGGCCACGCCGCCAAGCTGTCCGAGTTCGACATCACCAAGGTCGTCTTCCGCCTGCTCGAGGGCGGCTACGCGCTGCTCTCCGAGAAGCCGCTGGTGCCGGTGGCCCCGCCCTCGGAGAAGGTCTCCGCGCCTGCCTCCTCGCGGCCGGCCGCCACCGCGAAGCAGAGCCGCGTCGACCACCGCGAGGTGGCGCGCGTCTTCAACCGCATCTTCCGGGAGATCCATGACGAGGTGGCCCGGCAGATCGTCGACAGCGAGTTCATCGCCTCGGCCAACGCGGCCCTCTCCGGACAGGCGCTGACGTCCTCGCCGGTGCTGGAGGGGCTGTCGCTCGCGCCCGATGGCACCATCGACGAGCAGCAGCTCATCGGCGCCTTCGAGCGCCACCGCACGCGCCTGGGCTCCGAGCCCATTGCCTCCTTCAAGCAGGCGCTCAGCGACGTGATGTTCTTCCTCCTCTTTCAGGCGGGAGAGCTGCTGGAGTCCCGCGCGGACGAGGATCTCGCCCGGCGCGTGAAGGAGCTGCTCGCCACCCTCGAGACGCCGTGACGGACCTGCCCCGGCTCACCGAGGACGTGCCCGGCTGCGGGGGCGCCTTCAAGCTCGTCCCCGAGGACTTCGAGGTGGAGGAGCTACCGGCGTACCTGCCTGGCGGGGAAGGGGAGCACCTCTACCTCTGGGTGGAGAAGCGCGGCCGGGACACTCGCGAGGTGGTGAAGGCGCTGTCCCAGGCGCTGGGCTTCCCCGAGGGCGAGGTGGGCGTGGCGGGCATGAAGGATCGGCACGCCGTCACCCGGCAGCTGCTCTCCGTGCCGGCCCGGGCCGAGGCACGGCTGGCCGACTTCTCCATGGAGGGCGTGCGCGTGCTCTGGGCGCGCCGGCATGGCAACAAGCTGCGGACCGGCCACCTCAAGGGCAACCGCTTCCGGCTGCGCCTGCGAGGCGTGAAGGACGTGGGCGCCGCCCGCGAGACGCTCTCCCGGCTGGCGGCGCGAGGCCTGCCCAACTACTTCGGAGAGCAGCGCTTCGGGCGTGAGCGGGACAACGCGGACCGCGGCAAGCTGCTCCTGCTGGGCCAGCGACTGCCGCAGCGGCCAGATCGCTTCCAGCGCAAGCTGTACCTGTCCGCCTTCCAGTCGCGCCTCTTCAACCGGGCGCTGGCCGCGCGCCTCCGGGCGGGCACCTTCGATCAGGCGCTCCTGGGGGACGTGCTGCGCAAGGAGGACACCGGCGGCCTCTTCGTCTGCGAGGCGCCCGAGGTGGACGGCCCGCGCGTGGCCGCCTTCGAGGTGAGCCCGGCCGGGCCCATGTTCGGCCCGAAGATGACGCCCGCGGCCCACGGCGTGGCGGAGGCCGAGGCGGCGCTGCTCGCCGAGGAGGGCATGACGCTCTCGGACTTCACGCGGGGCGGTGGAGAGACCGAAGGCACCCGCAGGCCCTACCGGGTGCGGCTCGGAAACCTCGAGCTCACTCCCGAGGCAGAGGACCTGGTGCTGGCCTTCGAGCTGCCGCGCGGGGCCTACGCCACCGAAGTCCTCGCCGAGCTGCTCAAGGACGGGTGAGCCCGGGGCAGGGCGGGGTGGGACTCGAGGTCCGCACCCCCTCTGGCCGGGCGCCAGCCCCCGTTACGGAGCGGGGGCCGGGGCTCGCTCGTCGATGATGTTGAACTCGGTCCGGCGGTTCTCCGCGCGGCCCGCCTTCGTCGCGTTGGACGCGATGGGCCGCGTCTCTCCGAAGCCCACCGCCTCCAGCCTGCCCGGATCGATGCCCAGCTTGATGAGCTGCGCCATCACCGAGTCCGCGCGCTTCTGGGACAGCTTCAGGTTGGCGGTGTCGTTGCCCACCGTGTCCGTGTGGCCCTCGATGCGCACCTTCTTGATGGACGGCGTGTCCTTCAGCACCTGCGCCACGTCCG
This DNA window, taken from Hyalangium gracile, encodes the following:
- a CDS encoding DUF4388 domain-containing protein, with the protein product MSPPRFRIDGSSQLVPEERTSPPALAGRSGSYALMPTGPDLLVFSRVPAEGRSIPAPRVVLAGDAGGFPLSDLIAFLSQSRWSGVIRVRTPGGERSITLREGEVRGASSDDPADRLGEVLIRLGYVDRAKLDEVLREQSPSKVGRALVEKGYLQAHDLFKCVTHQVSEIFHAIVLCREGSFFLIDQPVDDKAAHNIQLTTQSLLMDSIRKIDEMAHFRKRIPHGRLYVGQKRPSDGKLEADEDRVLAMLDGRRTLLELGHAAKLSEFDITKVVFRLLEGGYALLSEKPLVPVAPPSEKVSAPASSRPAATAKQSRVDHREVARVFNRIFREIHDEVARQIVDSEFIASANAALSGQALTSSPVLEGLSLAPDGTIDEQQLIGAFERHRTRLGSEPIASFKQALSDVMFFLLFQAGELLESRADEDLARRVKELLATLETP
- the truD gene encoding tRNA pseudouridine(13) synthase TruD; protein product: MTDLPRLTEDVPGCGGAFKLVPEDFEVEELPAYLPGGEGEHLYLWVEKRGRDTREVVKALSQALGFPEGEVGVAGMKDRHAVTRQLLSVPARAEARLADFSMEGVRVLWARRHGNKLRTGHLKGNRFRLRLRGVKDVGAARETLSRLAARGLPNYFGEQRFGRERDNADRGKLLLLGQRLPQRPDRFQRKLYLSAFQSRLFNRALAARLRAGTFDQALLGDVLRKEDTGGLFVCEAPEVDGPRVAAFEVSPAGPMFGPKMTPAAHGVAEAEAALLAEEGMTLSDFTRGGGETEGTRRPYRVRLGNLELTPEAEDLVLAFELPRGAYATEVLAELLKDG